One window of Fibrobacter sp. UWEL genomic DNA carries:
- a CDS encoding tol-pal system YbgF family protein, with product MANESNTKNSEMKEFFANHGSKIIAAVLVVMAVVVGVNKYFEFQKSESAEQANLLGKGMSYVYAAQNDSALTEFQAQMNSGKLKGLALAKAALLSGNTMFEKGEFDAAADMFQKSLDNAGSSALIRSAAMHGLASVKIEKADYAAAASLLEKFVGEFGKRTGDLKDRYQKDEPADEVPTVADAMWKLTLVYQQLGQADKAKATAEKLLKVYGDSQNYADKAKKFLAE from the coding sequence ATGGCAAACGAATCTAATACCAAGAATTCTGAAATGAAGGAATTTTTTGCGAACCACGGTTCCAAGATCATCGCAGCAGTGCTGGTGGTCATGGCTGTTGTTGTTGGCGTGAACAAGTACTTTGAATTCCAGAAGTCTGAATCTGCAGAACAGGCTAACCTGCTCGGTAAGGGAATGTCCTATGTGTATGCCGCACAGAACGACAGCGCCCTGACTGAATTCCAGGCTCAGATGAACTCTGGTAAGCTGAAGGGCTTGGCTCTGGCTAAGGCTGCTCTCCTTTCCGGTAACACCATGTTTGAAAAGGGTGAGTTCGACGCTGCTGCTGACATGTTCCAGAAGTCTCTGGACAATGCTGGTTCTTCTGCTTTGATCCGTTCCGCTGCAATGCACGGTCTTGCTTCTGTGAAGATTGAAAAGGCAGACTATGCTGCCGCTGCTTCCTTGCTGGAAAAGTTCGTTGGCGAATTCGGTAAGCGTACTGGCGACCTGAAGGATCGTTACCAGAAGGATGAACCTGCAGATGAGGTTCCCACTGTTGCAGACGCCATGTGGAAGCTGACTCTCGTCTATCAGCAGTTGGGCCAGGCTGACAAGGCTAAGGCTACTGCAGAAAAGCTCCTGAAGGTTTACGGCGACAGCCAGAACTACGCTGACAAGGCTAAGAAGTTCCTGGCGGAATAA